The sequence AAAACTAGTTCCTTAGCTAGCTTGTTAAGAAGAATTACAGGAGAATTTTCATCAAATTCAAAATGTTTGTAATTATTTACTTCAAAAAGTTGATTTTCTTTTGTGTTTGTGATACTATTTAATTGTATTTTTAGCATAACTAATTATACCATAAAACAGTGATTTTATCAATGTTTATGCGTGTTTTTAGTTCAAAAAAAGCCAGCTTTATTTCTGGCTTTTTTTGTTTATTTAGACTGTTTATTTCGGAACAGCCCCTTTTTTATTGCCAAGATACCGGAGTGATTAGGATTGGTCGCCTTAAAAATAAAACGTGGTAGCCATATATTATAGTATTATAAGATCCGTAAAAGCTCTATGTCAGTTCGTGATTTCCTTAAGCATACATTAACAGGGACAGCTCCTTATCCAAGAAGTAAAGCCCAAAAATATAGTATCACTATTCCGAATACCCTCGCCCCATTATTATAACAATATTTTTATAATTTTTCAATTACTTTATTAATTTGTTCTTTTTGTTCATCACTTAGTATAAATTTACCAGTAGTGAATGCTTCACCTAATGCAAGACCAACTCTTTCTTCTAAAACATTTAATCCCATACGAGTTAATAATCCGTTTAATTCTTCTAAAACTAAAGCGGCTTGAGATCTCCCTGCAGCTCCTGAAATTACTGTAGTTTTTCCTTTAACAAATTCTGGTGCACCAAATGTACCTTGAACTACTGGACGCGAAACCCAATCTAATAAGTTTTTGAATGCCCCTGGAACACTTCCGTTATATTCAGGAGTAGCTATCCAAACTATATCAGAGTTTTCAAATTTAGCTCTTACTTTTTCTACTGAATTTGGTGTAGGGAATTCTATATCTTGAGAAAAGAAAGGAACTTCTGAATAATCAACTTGATCAACAGTATATCCTTTTTCTAAAGCTTTTTCACTAACATAATTTAAGATTTCTTGATTGAATGATTCTTTTCTTATTGAACCATTGATTAATAATATTTTTTTCATTTTTATTTACCTCCACCAATATATCTAACTAGATATATTTTATAACTTTTTTATATATTTGTCAAGTATAAATTTTACTTTATTATTTTCTATATTTATGGTATTATTTACTAAAATAATGAATGTGAAAGAAGTGATGATATGGCTTTAATTAAAATTTTAGATGATAGTATTTCTAATATTATAGCAGCGGGTGAAGTCGTTGAAAATCCAGCAAGTATGATAAAAGAATTGCTTGAAAATTCATTGGATGCTGAATCTACATTAATACAAATAGAAGTATTAAATGGTGGAAGTTATGTAAAAATATCTGATAATGGTAAAGGTATGAGTAAAGAAGACGTTCTATTAAGTATAGAAAGACATGCTACATCAAAAATATCGTCTAAAGAAGATATCTTTAATTTAAGGACTTATGGGTTTAGGGGAGAAGCACTTGCATCTATTGCTGCAGTATCAAAACTTTCAATGTCAAGTAAAACAAAAGATGATAAATTAGGTACAATAATTAATGCATATGGTGGTGTTGTTAGAAAATATGAAAATTTTTCAAGAACTACAGGTACAGAAATTGAAATAAGGGATCTTTTCTATAATACACCAGCACGTAAGAAGTTTTTAAGAAAAGAAAGCACTGAATATGGCAAGATTAAGGATATAG is a genomic window of Streptobacillus felis containing:
- a CDS encoding NADPH-dependent FMN reductase encodes the protein MKKILLINGSIRKESFNQEILNYVSEKALEKGYTVDQVDYSEVPFFSQDIEFPTPNSVEKVRAKFENSDIVWIATPEYNGSVPGAFKNLLDWVSRPVVQGTFGAPEFVKGKTTVISGAAGRSQAALVLEELNGLLTRMGLNVLEERVGLALGEAFTTGKFILSDEQKEQINKVIEKL